The following coding sequences are from one Haploplasma axanthum window:
- a CDS encoding DUF1836 domain-containing protein, giving the protein MDDIKDWITTIESIKLPRWDDLPNIDLYVDQVIEYITEQVGLIFITSPGTFDKILTASMVNNYVKNSIMPAPIKKKYSKDHVAFIIAITVLKQVSSLASLSNGIRYITNKFGKVEAFNLLITYLENSLRAMIAEINGAPDVKYFQEPLEIDLLPLKTTTIAFASKMMSEYLLNQLKQTNGEKEKK; this is encoded by the coding sequence ATGGATGATATTAAAGATTGGATAACTACTATTGAGAGTATAAAACTTCCTAGATGGGATGACTTACCAAACATTGATTTATATGTTGATCAAGTCATTGAATATATTACCGAACAAGTTGGTCTTATTTTCATAACATCACCTGGAACTTTCGATAAAATTCTTACTGCTTCGATGGTAAATAACTATGTTAAAAATAGTATTATGCCTGCTCCAATTAAGAAAAAATATTCGAAAGATCATGTTGCTTTTATTATTGCAATTACTGTTTTAAAACAAGTAAGTTCACTTGCTAGTCTTAGCAATGGAATCAGATATATTACAAATAAGTTTGGGAAAGTTGAAGCTTTCAATTTACTTATCACTTATTTAGAAAATTCATTAAGAGCAATGATTGCAGAAATAAATGGTGCACCTGATGTTAAATATTTTCAAGAACCGTTAGAAATCGATTTATTACCTTTAAAAACAACCACAATTGCCTTCGCTTCAAAAATGATGAGCGAATATCTATTAAACCAATTAAAACAAACGAATGGAGAAAAAGAAAAAAAATGA
- a CDS encoding RNA-binding S4 domain-containing protein, whose protein sequence is MNQFIMNNEIMTLTQFLKVNDYINSGGEAKYFLKEYVVLVNGIVCDQRGKKLYPKDIVIVNNDEYILIYDQES, encoded by the coding sequence ATGAATCAATTTATTATGAATAACGAAATAATGACATTAACTCAGTTTTTAAAAGTGAATGATTATATAAATTCTGGTGGTGAAGCAAAATATTTTTTAAAAGAATATGTTGTTTTAGTTAATGGGATTGTTTGTGATCAAAGAGGAAAAAAATTATATCCTAAAGATATCGTTATCGTTAATAACGACGAATATATTTTAATCTATGATCAAGAAAGTTAG